DNA from Agathobaculum sp. NTUH-O15-33:
GTCGAGAGAAAAACGCATAGGAAAGAGGAGAAAATTTAGAAAATCTTGCGATTTGTTCTGAAAACGCGGAAAAACGTGGAATAAATGCTGATAATCCCGGCCAAAGTGCCGGAAAAGGGCGAACAGCGGATGGAACGCCTTCGGTAGGATCGGGCAATGAAACGGCGTGGCCCGTAAGCTTTCAGCCGCCGCGGCCTTGCGCCCCCGGCCGACCCGCCCGAAAATCACAAGTATTTCCTTGCGGCAAGAAAATGGAAACGATATAGTAAAGGTACCGTACGGGCGGTAGGCCGCGCGGGTCGTTTCACAGGATCGCCGAGAGCTGGGAGGTGCTTGCCATGAGCTTTATCGCTTCAAAAACCATGAGAACAACGCCGCGCTTATTGTACGTCGATCACAATGCGCACGATCAGGAAACGCACTACCTGCACATGCACAAAAGCATATTGGAGATCTATTTGGTCTACGGCGGCAACGTCCGCTTTTTCCTGAACGCGGCGCCCTACGCGGTCCAGCGCGGCGACGTGCTGATCGGCAACAGCGGCTGGATTCATGAGGAGACCTTTGACCGGAAAACGCCGTATGAATCCTACTGCATCGGCGTTACCGGGCTGGAAACGGTGGGCCTGCCGGAAAACTGGCTGGTGCCCTCCGACGCAAGCCCGCTGTTCCGCGAACCGGAGGAATTTCAGCAGCTTTTTCAGCTGGCCGACGCGATGTATACCTGCCAGCTCCGTCAAACGCCCTATTCGGAAAGCGCCTGCCAGTTTATGGCCTGCGCCTTGATCGAGCTGATCCAGCAAATGTGCGGCCGCATGCAGCCGCTGCCGCAAAAAAGCACGCCGGTCGATCAGGTGATCGGCTATCTGGATGAAAACTATGCCGATGATATCACGCTGTCGCGGCTCTCCGCGCTGTTCCACATCAGCGAATACCATTTATCGCATCTGTTCAAGCGCGAGACCGGCTATTCGCTGATGCAGTATGTCATTCGCCGCAGGATCGGCGAGGCGCAGTCGCGGCTCACCTATACGCGCAAAAGCATCACGGATATTGCGATCGACAGCGGCTTTGCGGATTCGTGCCATATGAACAAACTGTTTTATAAGTATGTGGGCATGAACCCCACCCAGTACCGGTTGCTCAGCCAGCAATGGCTGTTCCGATCGCAGTACCGGCTGCTCGCGCAAATATAAATAGGCTCTATTTTCGCGCTTTTCCGACATGCGGG
Protein-coding regions in this window:
- a CDS encoding AraC family transcriptional regulator, giving the protein MSFIASKTMRTTPRLLYVDHNAHDQETHYLHMHKSILEIYLVYGGNVRFFLNAAPYAVQRGDVLIGNSGWIHEETFDRKTPYESYCIGVTGLETVGLPENWLVPSDASPLFREPEEFQQLFQLADAMYTCQLRQTPYSESACQFMACALIELIQQMCGRMQPLPQKSTPVDQVIGYLDENYADDITLSRLSALFHISEYHLSHLFKRETGYSLMQYVIRRRIGEAQSRLTYTRKSITDIAIDSGFADSCHMNKLFYKYVGMNPTQYRLLSQQWLFRSQYRLLAQI